Genomic DNA from Chloroflexota bacterium:
CTGGGGCCGGAAGAACGCCGCCAAGAAGGAATCCAATCGGGTGCGACGCGAGGCCGACAAAAAGGATTCGGATCCGGTTTCCACGAAAGGCTTGAAAAGTGGTCCCCATGAAGAAGAATGAAATGGAACCCAGGAAGAGCGAATTGATTCTGTACCAGACGGAGAACGGTAAAACAAAGGTCGAGGTCCGGCTGCAGGACGAGACCGTCTGGCTGAGCCAGAAGCTGATGGCCGAACTGTTTCAGACATCCGTTCCAAACGTCAACATGCACATCAGCAACATTTTTGTGGAAGGGGAACTGGCGGCGGATTCAGTTATTAAGGATTTCTTAACAACTGCCGCGGACGGCAAGAACTATCAAACCAAATTCTACAACCTCGACGTGATCATCTC
This window encodes:
- a CDS encoding hydroxyacid dehydrogenase; protein product: MEPRKSELILYQTENGKTKVEVRLQDETVWLSQKLMAELFQTSVPNVNMHISNIFVEGELAADSVIKDFLTTAADGKNYQTKFYNLDVIIS